A region from the Salvia splendens isolate huo1 chromosome 15, SspV2, whole genome shotgun sequence genome encodes:
- the LOC121768929 gene encoding uncharacterized protein LOC121768929 encodes MEKIEAQTSQMDVNLEASRDTRDTDVEKDLLEADLTVESLAENLKASAGSTEYIPDEIAEGEIRNMNQGSIDTGSTESSAEVNLNGKRPRGPPLRYEIKITNPVTGSSYFHSWESNHKGTDGIVTENECPAKDFELSVRKESSLSALYAEGGSFSTYNVERTSNVSSSSVYGAECLSKDLGCYTRITPVHSVKRKLIVLDVNGLLAHIVMPAPQGYRADEHILGRAIFKRPFCDDFLKFCFQNFDVAVWSSRSKRIIERVVDYLLGDQKDKLLFCWDMSHSTQTGFNTLENVYKPLVFKELRKIWKNDDPSLPWKNGDYNESNTLLLDDSPYKALLNPVHTAIFPNSYHYKDSNDNSLGPGGDLRVYLEGLLQSENVQKYVEQHPIGQSSINESNLSWAFYSGILQSMPKELQDTVPVPNLR; translated from the exons ATGGAGAAAATTGAAGCACAAACAAGCCAGATGGATGTTAATTTGGAAGCTTCTAGAGATACAAGGGATACTGATGTCGAAAAGGATCTTCTTGAAGCAGACTTAACAGTGGAATCGCTGGCAGAAAATCTTAAAGCATCTGCAGGGTCAACAGAGTACATTCCTGACGAGATTGCTGAGGGTGAAATTCGAAATATGAACCAGGGTAGTATTGATACAGGGTCAACAGAAAGTTCTGCTGAAGTGAATCTGAATGGGAAAAGACCAAGGGGCCCTCCACTAAGATATGAAATCAAAATCACGAACCCGGTCACTGGCTCGTCATATTTTCACTCATGGGAAAGCAACCACAAAGGGACTGATGGCATTGTAACTGAAAATGAATGTCCAGCTAAAGATTTTGAGCTTTCTGTGAGAAAAGAATCATCATTATCAGCTTTATATGCTGAAGGTGGGAGCTTCTCCACTTACAATGTTGAGAGGACTTCCAATGTTTCTTCCTCTAGCGTGTATGGAGCAGAATGTTTGTCAAAGGATCTAGGATGTTATACGAGAATAACACCCGTGCACTCAGTTAAGCGAAAGCTTATTGTCCTTGATGTAAATGGTTTACTCGCACACATTGTGATGCCTGCACCACAAGGTTATAGAGCGGACGAACATATATTAGGACGGGCAA TTTTCAAGAGACCCTTCTGTGATGATTTTCTTAAGTTTTGCTTCCAGAACTTTGATGTGGCTGTGTGGTCATCAAGATCCAA GAGAATTATTGAAAGAGTTGTTGATTATTTGTTGGGAGATCAGAAAGACAAGTTGCTATTTTGTTGG GATATGTCTCACAGTACTCAAACAGGATTCAATACCCTTGAAAACGTTTATAAGCCCTTGGTGTTCAAAGAGCTAAGGAAAATTTGGAAAAATGACGATCCTAGTTTGCCTTGGAAGAATGGAGATTATAATGAATCAAATACGTTATTATTAGATGATTCTCCTTACAAGGCCCTACTGAACCCG GTGCATACTGCAATATTTCCGAATTCATACCATTACAAGGATTCAAATGACAATTCATTAG GCCCTGGAGGTGATCTCCGAGTTTATTTAGAAGGACTGTTGCAATCTGAAAACGTGCAAAAGTATGTCGAGCAGCATCCTATTGGCCAAAGTTCTATAAATGAGAGTAACTTGTCTTGGGCCTTTTACTCGGGAATTCTTCAGAGTATGCCGAAAGAGTTGCAAGACACAGTCCCGGTTCCCAACCTACGCTGA